In the genome of Pediococcus claussenii ATCC BAA-344, one region contains:
- a CDS encoding DUF4811 domain-containing protein — MIIYLLILAVLCLFISMALISKSLPRIITSFLFAIIIIGSMTAMVLNDREHFGMKKVTEETSSKIYSPSPSKQMPMLLYQNIGTKGTEQVYIYKKTEDQKKPGHTPVDKTSNVVKDSNNEDAKLVTKTTRWVYKNGAYKFWFGIADNNHKLIKRHNIFYIPKDWQNFSTTQAAKLQKLVKANQGKMKSEGEAYVKPKVEATVKETVMKAMMKDPQLSPKSKQALIQQTSKEAAAKYGAEFQAKAMDKLIAEAKK, encoded by the coding sequence ATGATTATTTACCTTCTAATATTGGCAGTACTCTGTCTATTTATTTCCATGGCATTAATTTCAAAATCCTTGCCACGTATCATTACATCATTTCTATTTGCAATTATTATTATTGGAAGTATGACTGCAATGGTATTAAATGATCGTGAGCATTTTGGTATGAAAAAAGTTACGGAAGAAACTTCTAGTAAAATATACTCACCATCTCCTTCTAAGCAGATGCCAATGCTTTTATATCAAAACATTGGCACAAAGGGAACTGAACAAGTTTACATTTATAAAAAAACCGAAGATCAAAAGAAACCTGGTCATACTCCAGTTGATAAAACCAGTAATGTAGTAAAAGATTCTAACAACGAAGATGCAAAGTTAGTTACAAAAACAACTCGTTGGGTTTACAAGAACGGTGCCTACAAATTCTGGTTTGGAATCGCTGATAATAATCACAAATTAATTAAACGTCACAATATCTTTTATATACCAAAGGATTGGCAAAATTTTTCAACTACACAAGCTGCTAAGCTACAAAAACTTGTAAAGGCCAACCAAGGAAAGATGAAGAGCGAGGGCGAAGCTTACGTTAAGCCTAAGGTTGAAGCAACAGTTAAGGAAACTGTTATGAAGGCCATGATGAAGGACCCACAATTAAGTCCAAAATCAAAGCAAGCTCTTATTCAGCAAACTTCTAAAGAGGCCGCTGCTAAATATGGGGCAGAATTTCAAGCTAAAGCCATGGATAAATTAATAGCCGAGGCTAAAAAATAA
- a CDS encoding MDR family MFS transporter produces the protein MNQAIDAHGKPYRRGLLVAVLLIGTFCTVLNQTILSTAFPTLMKAFDISTSTVQWLTTGFLMVNGIMIPISAWLTGRVPSKRLYLSAMSVFLIGTIMCYTAPNFSFLLTGRLIQAIGVGISMPLLQTLMLSIFPANARGAAMGMAGLVIGVAPAIGPTLSGWVIDNYQWRTLFGMIIPIVILVLLAGAFFMRDVLDTSKTKLDWLSAILSTVGFGSLLYGFSEVGDKGWGSAIVISTLIAGVIFIVLFGWRQLTIDKPFLELRVLKNPEFSVSALLSSFSMMAMVGVEMVMPLYIQIVRGESAFHSGLTLLPGALMMGILSPITGRLFDRIGARRLAITGMFLLTAGTIPFAFITRTTPMIYLIVLYATRMAGIAMTMMPVTTAGMNALPFNMMGHGTAVNNTLRQVASSVGTAILISILTNVTKTDMPAKHILKETPLAYKDQALNATISGYHATFWVAILFCVIGLVISFFISNKAGSQAQVVSTKGGEK, from the coding sequence ATGAATCAAGCAATTGATGCGCATGGCAAACCATACCGACGTGGACTCTTGGTTGCCGTTTTGCTTATTGGTACCTTCTGTACGGTGCTGAATCAAACTATTTTAAGTACTGCTTTTCCAACTTTAATGAAGGCGTTTGATATTAGTACCTCGACTGTACAGTGGTTAACCACTGGATTTTTGATGGTTAACGGAATTATGATTCCAATTAGTGCTTGGCTAACCGGACGGGTTCCATCAAAACGTCTTTATTTGTCGGCCATGTCGGTGTTTTTAATTGGTACTATTATGTGTTACACCGCACCTAATTTTAGTTTCTTACTGACTGGACGTTTGATTCAAGCAATTGGTGTTGGTATCTCAATGCCACTTTTACAAACCTTGATGTTATCAATCTTCCCTGCTAATGCTCGTGGGGCTGCCATGGGTATGGCCGGATTAGTTATCGGTGTAGCACCCGCTATTGGACCTACTCTTTCTGGATGGGTTATTGATAATTACCAATGGCGTACATTATTTGGAATGATTATTCCAATCGTTATATTAGTTCTTCTCGCTGGTGCATTTTTCATGCGCGATGTTCTTGACACATCAAAAACTAAGCTGGACTGGCTTTCAGCAATTCTATCTACAGTCGGTTTTGGTAGTTTACTATACGGATTCTCAGAAGTTGGGGATAAGGGTTGGGGAAGCGCAATTGTTATTTCAACCTTAATCGCTGGTGTCATTTTCATTGTTCTATTCGGTTGGCGTCAGCTTACAATCGATAAGCCATTCCTTGAGTTACGTGTTCTTAAGAATCCTGAGTTTTCTGTATCGGCACTTCTTAGTTCATTTTCGATGATGGCAATGGTTGGTGTTGAAATGGTTATGCCATTATATATTCAAATTGTACGTGGTGAATCGGCTTTTCATTCTGGATTAACCCTTTTACCTGGTGCTCTTATGATGGGTATTTTAAGTCCAATTACTGGTCGTCTGTTTGACCGTATTGGTGCTCGCCGCTTAGCTATTACTGGTATGTTCCTATTAACTGCTGGAACAATTCCGTTTGCATTTATTACCCGTACAACGCCAATGATTTATTTGATTGTACTTTACGCCACACGGATGGCAGGTATTGCTATGACCATGATGCCTGTTACAACTGCTGGTATGAACGCTCTTCCATTTAACATGATGGGTCACGGAACTGCCGTTAATAATACCCTTCGTCAAGTTGCTAGTTCTGTTGGTACTGCTATTTTAATCAGTATTTTAACTAATGTAACTAAAACCGATATGCCTGCAAAACATATCCTTAAAGAAACGCCACTTGCGTACAAGGATCAAGCACTTAATGCTACTATTTCTGGATATCACGCAACATTCTGGGTTGCCATCCTATTCTGTGTAATTGGTTTAGTAATTTCATTCTTCATCAGCAATAAAGCTGGTAGCCAAGCACAAGTTGTATCAACAAAGGGAGGCGAAAAATAA
- a CDS encoding MerR family transcriptional regulator, which produces MDMESATERFKRVKFLLNQEALLLSIGDVAKAIGSTTRQLRYWKKKGYINGIQSGTGQRKFNYPEVIRAGVIQGLIEDGYTLSGAVKRSKENDFVFKELRELLSERFNNVYERDDGVEFDLGEIEDCEPNQHLFVVLRNNGKNGFRIGSHD; this is translated from the coding sequence ATGGATATGGAAAGTGCAACAGAACGTTTTAAAAGGGTCAAATTTCTTTTAAACCAAGAAGCTCTCCTATTAAGTATTGGGGATGTTGCAAAAGCAATTGGCTCAACAACACGTCAACTTAGGTATTGGAAAAAGAAAGGATACATTAATGGTATTCAATCTGGAACTGGTCAACGTAAATTTAATTATCCTGAAGTAATTAGAGCGGGTGTTATTCAGGGGCTAATTGAAGATGGATATACCTTATCAGGGGCGGTAAAACGCTCTAAAGAAAATGATTTTGTGTTTAAAGAATTAAGGGAATTACTGTCAGAGCGCTTTAATAATGTATATGAAAGAGACGACGGAGTCGAATTTGATTTGGGGGAAATTGAGGATTGTGAGCCTAATCAACATTTATTCGTTGTTTTAAGAAATAATGGAAAAAACGGATTCCGAATTGGTTCACACGATTAA
- a CDS encoding ECF transporter S component, translating into MGVSSIKRLVAVAMLAAISFVLLFIGFPVLPGFSFLKVDFANLPILIGAVAFGPVWGAVTAVLGGLLDVMLKDGGPVGMLGVAANLLATLSYVLPIYYWTKNSAKESGKIRVRKLMIGIGVGTILMTAIMSLANLFVLLPIYMKLASFQVSVSTLNMVVYGVIPFNLIKGILVGLVIAILFYRLLPIVKRG; encoded by the coding sequence ATGGGCGTTTCTAGTATTAAACGATTAGTAGCAGTTGCTATGTTAGCTGCAATTTCGTTTGTTTTGCTATTTATAGGTTTTCCGGTTTTACCTGGTTTTAGTTTTTTAAAGGTGGATTTTGCTAACTTACCAATTCTAATTGGTGCCGTGGCATTTGGACCAGTATGGGGTGCAGTTACGGCTGTTTTAGGTGGATTATTAGATGTTATGCTTAAAGATGGTGGTCCTGTGGGGATGCTGGGTGTAGCAGCTAATTTATTAGCTACGTTATCATATGTACTACCGATTTATTATTGGACCAAAAATAGTGCCAAGGAATCTGGAAAGATACGTGTGCGAAAGCTCATGATTGGGATTGGTGTTGGAACAATTCTGATGACGGCTATTATGTCATTAGCTAATCTGTTCGTGTTGCTGCCTATTTATATGAAGTTAGCAAGTTTTCAAGTTAGCGTTTCAACTCTTAACATGGTTGTTTATGGGGTAATACCTTTCAACTTAATTAAAGGAATATTAGTCGGCTTGGTAATTGCTATTTTGTTTTACCGATTACTACCAATTGTTAAACGAGGTTAA
- a CDS encoding GNAT family N-acetyltransferase — MEKQTILAEKQIIKTKRLLLRPVRLDDAKDMYEYTSNPDVVRYTTMTTATSVKQTYDGIAEFFIANPVGKWGIESLAEERLIGTIDLRLDSNNNAAEIGYALNEKFWGNGFMPEAASVVLKLGFEELKLHRIYAVHDIDNPNSGRVMKKIGMQKEGVLREAAYIKNRYINHCVHSILSTEYFGKNV; from the coding sequence ATGGAAAAACAAACTATTTTAGCTGAAAAGCAAATCATTAAAACTAAACGTCTTCTACTTCGTCCAGTTCGACTTGATGACGCTAAAGATATGTACGAATATACATCGAATCCAGATGTGGTTAGATACACAACGATGACCACAGCCACTTCCGTTAAACAAACGTATGACGGGATTGCCGAATTTTTTATTGCTAATCCAGTTGGAAAATGGGGTATTGAGAGTCTTGCCGAGGAGCGTCTGATTGGCACTATTGATTTGCGATTAGACAGCAACAATAATGCAGCTGAAATTGGATACGCATTAAATGAAAAGTTTTGGGGTAACGGTTTTATGCCCGAGGCAGCAAGTGTAGTATTAAAACTTGGTTTTGAGGAGCTTAAACTACATCGAATCTATGCTGTTCACGATATTGATAATCCAAATTCTGGACGAGTTATGAAGAAGATTGGAATGCAAAAAGAAGGGGTTTTGAGAGAAGCTGCGTATATAAAAAATAGATACATAAACCATTGCGTTCATTCAATTTTAAGTACGGAATATTTTGGAAAAAATGTTTAA
- a CDS encoding teichoic acid D-Ala incorporation-associated protein DltX, producing MQNFFSSVWQHGSVRFITKTVFYFAVMLVLIYLYGYSGMTGGTFIYNEF from the coding sequence ATGCAAAACTTTTTTAGTTCTGTTTGGCAACACGGTTCTGTTAGATTTATCACAAAAACTGTATTCTACTTCGCTGTTATGCTGGTTTTAATATACTTATACGGATATAGCGGTATGACCGGTGGAACGTTTATTTACAATGAATTCTAA
- the dltA gene encoding D-alanine--poly(phosphoribitol) ligase subunit DltA: MKVSDVIKKIDQIAVESPEKIAYDYLGETNTYGELKTMSDGLASEISGMNLSDAPIMVYGAQTFEMIATFLGIVKSGRAYIPVDQHSPAERLTMINEIAHPAACVAVEDLPISLGEELPVIENSQLTNAFKNGNTVNEDNFVSGDDDFYIIFTSGTTGLPKGVEISHDNLLSFVNWEVSDFSLPENPVTLSQPPYSFDLSVMDLYPTLVMGGTLKAVPKQVTDNFKQLFEVLPTLNLNVWVSTPSFMDICLLQPTFDAEHMPSLTSFLFCGEELTHSTAATLKKRFPNAKIFNTYGPTEATVAVTSIEITDQVLEKYDRLPIGHAKSDTLVYVIDDGGSPVEAGTEGELIISGPSVSKGYLNNPEKTANAFFDHDGHAAYHTGDLVVMDEDEMVFYRGRTDFQIKLHGYRIELEEVNHHLSNAKLIKQGVAVPKYDKDHKVSQLIAYVVPEENDFESQIKLTVAIKEGLKEDMMEYMIPNRFIFVDSLPQTANGKIDIKTVISEANK, from the coding sequence ATGAAAGTTTCAGACGTAATAAAAAAGATTGACCAAATTGCTGTTGAATCGCCAGAAAAGATTGCTTATGACTATTTGGGGGAAACCAATACATATGGTGAATTGAAGACAATGTCTGATGGATTAGCTTCTGAAATTTCAGGAATGAATCTATCAGATGCACCTATCATGGTGTATGGTGCCCAGACCTTTGAAATGATTGCTACATTCTTGGGAATTGTCAAGAGTGGTCGTGCTTATATTCCAGTTGATCAACATTCACCAGCTGAACGTTTGACAATGATTAATGAAATTGCACATCCAGCCGCTTGTGTGGCAGTTGAGGATTTACCAATTTCGTTGGGTGAGGAATTGCCAGTGATCGAAAATTCACAGCTTACTAATGCATTTAAGAATGGTAATACGGTAAACGAAGATAATTTTGTTAGTGGTGATGATGATTTTTACATTATTTTCACATCCGGAACGACTGGACTCCCTAAAGGTGTTGAGATCAGCCATGATAATCTTTTAAGCTTTGTTAATTGGGAAGTATCTGATTTTTCACTTCCTGAAAACCCAGTTACACTTTCCCAACCACCATATTCATTTGATTTATCAGTTATGGATCTTTATCCAACGCTTGTCATGGGTGGGACACTCAAAGCAGTTCCTAAGCAAGTTACTGATAATTTCAAACAACTATTTGAAGTGTTACCAACTCTTAACCTGAATGTCTGGGTTTCAACTCCGTCATTTATGGATATTTGTTTGTTACAGCCAACTTTTGATGCTGAACACATGCCTTCACTAACATCGTTCTTATTCTGTGGAGAAGAGTTGACACATAGTACGGCAGCAACACTAAAAAAACGTTTTCCTAATGCTAAAATTTTTAACACTTATGGACCAACTGAAGCAACAGTTGCGGTTACAAGTATTGAAATCACAGATCAAGTTCTCGAAAAATATGATCGATTACCAATTGGACATGCTAAAAGCGATACACTTGTTTACGTCATTGATGATGGTGGTTCGCCAGTTGAGGCAGGAACTGAGGGCGAATTAATTATTTCTGGTCCTAGTGTTTCTAAGGGTTATCTTAATAATCCTGAAAAGACTGCCAATGCATTCTTTGATCATGATGGCCATGCAGCCTACCATACTGGTGATTTAGTGGTAATGGATGAAGACGAGATGGTATTCTACCGTGGCAGAACTGATTTTCAAATTAAGTTGCACGGATATCGAATTGAGCTTGAAGAAGTTAATCATCATTTAAGTAACGCTAAGTTGATCAAGCAAGGTGTTGCGGTTCCTAAATATGATAAGGATCATAAGGTTTCACAATTAATTGCTTACGTGGTTCCAGAAGAAAACGACTTTGAATCTCAGATCAAGTTAACTGTTGCGATTAAAGAGGGACTCAAAGAAGATATGATGGAATACATGATTCCAAATCGTTTCATTTTTGTTGACAGTTTACCGCAAACTGCAAACGGAAAGATTGATATTAAAACCGTTATTAGTGAGGCTAATAAGTAA
- the dltB gene encoding D-alanyl-lipoteichoic acid biosynthesis protein DltB, producing MLSMTPYEDPTYFLMLAVAFIPIVVLMLMGKRAHWYELLVSFFFLLLTFGGPKWGQGVALIGYLLFEVVLTSIYNKYRKQHNDTWVFVIEVLLAIVPLVVVKVTPLLAGGADSIIGFLGISYLTFKSVQTVMEMRDGTLKDYSPWFFLQFLAFFPTISSGPIDRYRRYRKDYDTVPDRDKYLGMLEKAVHYIFLGFVYKFMLSYFFGTFLLPRIERMALVHGGFSWPLVGVMYVYSMYLFFDFAGYSLFAVATSYFMGIETPMNFNRPFRSRNIKEFWNRWHMTLSFWFRDFVYMRMVFFFMKHKTFKNPKTAANVTYILDMGLMGFWHGLTWYYILYGFIHGFALVINDWWLSVKKKHPGRLPSNKFTEYFAVFITFNFVCFTFLIFSGFLDTLLFHR from the coding sequence ATGTTGTCAATGACACCTTACGAAGACCCAACTTACTTCTTAATGTTGGCAGTTGCCTTCATTCCAATTGTTGTTTTGATGTTAATGGGGAAAAGAGCTCACTGGTATGAATTACTGGTATCGTTCTTCTTCTTATTACTAACATTTGGGGGACCTAAGTGGGGACAAGGAGTTGCCTTAATTGGTTATCTTCTTTTTGAAGTGGTTCTCACTTCTATTTATAATAAATATCGTAAGCAACATAATGACACTTGGGTGTTTGTTATTGAGGTGTTACTTGCGATCGTACCACTAGTTGTGGTAAAAGTTACACCATTGCTGGCGGGAGGAGCCGATTCAATTATTGGCTTCCTTGGAATTAGTTATTTAACATTTAAATCGGTTCAAACGGTTATGGAGATGCGTGATGGGACCCTTAAAGATTATAGTCCCTGGTTCTTCTTACAGTTCTTAGCATTCTTTCCAACCATTTCGTCTGGTCCAATCGATCGTTATAGACGTTACAGAAAAGATTATGATACGGTTCCCGATCGGGATAAGTATCTAGGAATGCTTGAAAAAGCTGTACATTACATTTTTCTTGGCTTTGTTTACAAGTTCATGCTGTCATACTTCTTTGGTACGTTCTTACTACCAAGAATTGAGCGAATGGCATTGGTACACGGTGGATTCTCTTGGCCTTTAGTTGGTGTGATGTATGTATATAGTATGTACTTGTTCTTTGATTTTGCTGGTTACAGTTTATTCGCGGTTGCAACTAGTTATTTTATGGGGATTGAGACGCCGATGAACTTTAATCGTCCGTTTAGATCTCGTAATATCAAGGAATTCTGGAATCGTTGGCACATGACCTTATCGTTCTGGTTCCGTGATTTCGTTTATATGCGAATGGTGTTCTTTTTCATGAAGCACAAAACGTTTAAGAATCCCAAGACGGCTGCCAATGTTACTTATATTTTGGACATGGGGCTAATGGGATTCTGGCATGGCCTAACATGGTACTATATTTTATATGGATTCATTCATGGTTTTGCTTTAGTTATTAATGATTGGTGGCTCTCGGTTAAGAAAAAACATCCCGGTCGTTTACCAAGCAATAAATTCACTGAATACTTTGCGGTATTCATCACATTTAATTTTGTTTGTTTCACTTTTCTGATTTTCTCAGGATTTTTAGATACTTTGTTATTTCATAGATAA
- the dltC gene encoding D-alanine--poly(phosphoribitol) ligase subunit DltC: protein MDTKETVLSILADLTGNDVSGDLDSNLFDSGLLDSMGTVQLLLQLQAQLGIEVPVSEFERTEWDTPNKIIAKVESMQ, encoded by the coding sequence ATGGATACAAAAGAAACAGTATTAAGCATTTTGGCAGATTTAACAGGTAACGATGTAAGCGGTGATTTAGACAGCAATTTATTTGATTCAGGACTTCTTGATTCAATGGGAACAGTTCAATTATTATTGCAATTACAAGCACAATTAGGAATTGAAGTACCAGTTTCAGAATTTGAAAGAACTGAATGGGATACACCAAATAAAATTATCGCTAAAGTTGAGAGTATGCAGTAG
- the dltD gene encoding D-alanyl-lipoteichoic acid biosynthesis protein DltD — protein sequence MAKRLWMIFGPIVVAALVLAALLFSPFKIDGISSKTERQAATSLSPNVFKGQEIKQRSLSSGYYVPFFGSSELSRFDLAHPSVLAEKYNRNYRPFLLGAPGTQSLTQYFQMQSISSDMKNRKAVFVISPQWFVKQGTNPKYFQFYFSAMQATSFIYQNHKSTPASRYAAKRLVALEGPTLNARLKDALIKMGQGKPISSEDKTYFEYYSRLLRHEDQLFSGIRLGNNVGTIDKQEAKLPNNDNSKEVQEAVNKEAKAETTNNPFKIKNSFYSKRLKNNIGRKIKPGFEKNYDYTESPEFADFQLVLDQFNRQNTNVMFIIPPINERWAKYAGLSMNMIREFDKKINYQLKEQGFTNVVDLTKDGSKPYFMEDTIHIGWNGWLAVDKKVKPFLEKKQKEPKYHIEDRFLSKDWQYLNPNDISSFKK from the coding sequence GTGGCAAAACGACTTTGGATGATTTTTGGGCCAATCGTGGTTGCTGCACTTGTCTTAGCAGCGCTCCTATTTTCCCCATTCAAAATAGATGGTATTAGCTCGAAAACCGAGAGACAGGCGGCAACATCGCTATCACCAAATGTGTTTAAGGGTCAAGAAATTAAGCAGCGCTCACTTAGTAGTGGCTATTATGTTCCTTTCTTTGGTTCTTCCGAATTATCACGTTTTGATCTAGCACATCCGTCTGTTTTAGCAGAAAAATATAACAGGAATTACAGACCTTTTCTATTAGGAGCACCTGGTACGCAGTCTCTTACTCAGTATTTCCAAATGCAATCAATTAGTTCTGATATGAAAAATCGAAAAGCAGTTTTTGTGATTTCTCCTCAGTGGTTTGTTAAACAAGGAACTAATCCTAAATATTTCCAATTCTATTTTTCTGCGATGCAAGCAACTAGTTTTATTTATCAAAATCATAAATCAACACCAGCTTCGCGTTATGCGGCAAAGCGTTTGGTAGCACTTGAGGGTCCAACTTTAAATGCGCGTTTGAAAGATGCACTTATTAAGATGGGTCAAGGAAAGCCAATTTCTAGTGAAGATAAAACATACTTTGAGTATTATTCTCGCTTATTGAGACATGAGGATCAGTTATTCTCTGGTATTAGATTGGGTAACAATGTCGGTACTATTGATAAGCAAGAAGCTAAATTACCAAATAATGATAATTCCAAGGAAGTTCAAGAGGCTGTCAATAAAGAGGCTAAGGCAGAAACGACTAATAATCCATTTAAGATTAAAAACAGTTTCTACAGCAAGCGTTTAAAGAATAATATTGGACGTAAGATAAAGCCTGGCTTTGAAAAGAATTATGATTATACTGAATCACCAGAATTTGCAGATTTTCAATTGGTATTAGATCAGTTTAACAGGCAGAACACTAATGTTATGTTTATTATTCCGCCTATTAACGAACGTTGGGCTAAATATGCTGGCTTATCAATGAACATGATAAGAGAATTTGATAAAAAGATTAATTATCAATTGAAGGAACAGGGCTTTACAAATGTGGTTGATTTAACGAAGGATGGTTCAAAACCATACTTTATGGAAGATACGATTCACATTGGTTGGAACGGTTGGTTAGCTGTTGATAAGAAAGTTAAACCATTCCTTGAAAAGAAGCAGAAGGAGCCTAAGTACCATATTGAAGATCGATTCTTGTCTAAGGATTGGCAATATTTAAATCCGAACGATATTAGTTCATTCAAAAAGTAA
- a CDS encoding YitT family protein codes for MGRKIIRWGFELIIIMIALEILAVSINMFYAPHNVAAGGATGISILLYDAFKWNRAIVVLSINIVMLILSWITLGRTTTARITIGSFLLPFFLAVTPNISLVSDRTLAVIVGGALYAIGIAILYQIDASSGGTTVPPLILKKYFNVKPALSLLVIDTMVCVLNIWSSGIEAFILALFSSVITLLIMNYVETGMDRKKTVYIISNQLDRIQQEVLKDNEQSFTSIEVRGGFSGNNREMLMVVVENSEYQRLINRIHVIDHDAFILANNVAEVHGGGF; via the coding sequence ATGGGAAGAAAAATAATTCGGTGGGGTTTTGAATTAATTATAATTATGATTGCCCTTGAGATCCTTGCAGTGAGTATTAATATGTTTTATGCACCGCATAATGTTGCGGCAGGGGGAGCCACTGGTATTTCAATTTTGCTATACGATGCATTTAAGTGGAATCGTGCAATCGTTGTTTTGAGTATTAATATTGTAATGTTAATACTTTCTTGGATAACGTTAGGTAGGACGACAACGGCGCGCATTACAATTGGTAGTTTTTTATTACCATTTTTCTTGGCCGTGACGCCTAATATTAGTCTGGTTAGTGATCGGACACTAGCAGTTATTGTTGGTGGTGCCTTATATGCAATTGGAATAGCAATTCTGTATCAGATTGACGCATCCAGTGGAGGGACTACTGTTCCCCCGTTAATTTTAAAAAAATATTTCAACGTCAAGCCGGCATTGAGTTTATTGGTAATTGATACGATGGTTTGTGTGTTGAATATTTGGAGCTCTGGAATTGAAGCCTTTATTCTGGCTTTATTTTCATCAGTGATAACCTTACTGATCATGAATTATGTTGAAACTGGAATGGACCGTAAGAAGACGGTTTACATAATAAGTAACCAGTTGGATCGAATTCAGCAGGAAGTTCTTAAGGATAACGAACAAAGTTTTACAAGTATTGAGGTTCGCGGTGGCTTTTCCGGTAATAATCGAGAGATGTTAATGGTTGTAGTCGAAAATTCTGAATATCAGCGTTTAATTAATCGAATCCATGTGATCGATCATGATGCTTTTATTTTGGCGAACAACGTTGCAGAGGTCCATGGTGGTGGGTTTTAA
- a CDS encoding TetR/AcrR family transcriptional regulator gives MSKITNEQRKQIKEKVILDSAKIIFQEKGFLDVTMRDIIEKANISRGGIYLYFKSVDEIFIAVLKQRNDHSLDNIRTDIESNISFSKLLNKYFDGQKDRLLNRVDSSLLRAVYEYYFTHKETSDRQFQQEQFNVIQQTILLILQYGVSSNALQSDHLDVISEQIMFLIEGLSVLALTGGITEQKIDSQFELIKSNLNWK, from the coding sequence ATGTCAAAAATAACAAATGAACAGAGAAAACAAATAAAAGAAAAAGTGATTTTAGATAGCGCTAAAATCATCTTTCAAGAAAAAGGCTTTTTAGATGTCACCATGAGAGACATTATTGAGAAAGCCAATATTAGTCGTGGTGGTATTTATTTATACTTTAAATCGGTTGACGAAATCTTCATTGCTGTTCTCAAACAGCGCAATGATCATTCATTAGATAATATTAGGACTGACATTGAGTCCAATATTTCTTTTAGTAAACTTTTAAATAAATATTTTGATGGTCAAAAGGATCGTTTATTAAATCGTGTCGACAGTAGTTTACTACGCGCTGTTTATGAATATTATTTCACCCACAAAGAAACATCCGATCGTCAATTTCAACAGGAACAATTTAACGTAATTCAGCAAACCATTCTTTTAATATTACAGTATGGTGTGTCTAGTAACGCCCTGCAGAGTGACCATTTAGACGTTATTTCAGAGCAAATTATGTTTTTAATTGAAGGTCTTAGCGTCCTAGCGCTAACGGGCGGTATTACCGAGCAAAAAATTGATAGCCAATTTGAATTAATTAAGTCAAATCTAAATTGGAAGTAA
- a CDS encoding ECF transporter S component, with amino-acid sequence MDSKERTQRLVTRAIFIAIIALQTMVPALGYIPLGFVSLTIIHITVIVAAIMMGPVDGMLIGFVWGALTVVRAFMTPTSPLDTIIFTNPIVSVIPRVLVGLVAGLVFRTLYRKFENLTVASIVAAIFGTLTNTFLVVTLMGTLYTSTLTKSYNVSSAGLVKVLMGIIGSNGVVEVGAAVVITPLIIQALSKTRKEFSNMYTK; translated from the coding sequence ATGGATTCAAAAGAACGTACTCAAAGATTAGTTACAAGGGCCATTTTTATTGCTATTATTGCATTACAAACCATGGTTCCAGCACTAGGTTATATTCCGTTAGGATTTGTATCTTTAACGATTATTCATATCACAGTTATTGTAGCAGCAATTATGATGGGACCTGTTGACGGTATGCTAATTGGTTTTGTTTGGGGGGCGCTTACTGTTGTTCGCGCGTTTATGACACCAACCAGTCCGCTGGATACCATCATTTTTACTAACCCAATTGTGTCCGTAATACCTCGTGTACTTGTTGGACTAGTTGCTGGTTTAGTATTCCGGACATTGTATCGCAAGTTTGAAAACTTAACGGTCGCAAGTATTGTAGCAGCAATATTCGGAACTTTAACAAATACTTTTTTGGTTGTTACCCTCATGGGTACATTATACACATCTACGCTCACAAAAAGTTACAATGTTTCAAGCGCAGGCTTAGTAAAAGTATTAATGGGAATAATCGGATCAAATGGAGTTGTTGAAGTGGGAGCTGCAGTTGTTATCACGCCCTTGATTATCCAAGCTTTGTCGAAAACAAGAAAAGAATTCTCAAATATGTATACTAAGTAA